One window of the Eucalyptus grandis isolate ANBG69807.140 chromosome 8, ASM1654582v1, whole genome shotgun sequence genome contains the following:
- the LOC104415747 gene encoding esterase AGAP003155: MTENQTHEKPRILCLHGFRTSAKILETQIHKWPESVLEKLDLVYLDAPYPSTGQSGVEGIFDPPYFEWFQANQDFTEYENFEECIALIEDFMVKNGPFDGLLGFSQGAMLAATLPGMQAEGLVLTKVPKIKFLILIAGAKLGGSTYGAPPLAANAFSSPVKCPSLHVIGENDFLKPESIAQLDLFVDPIVLHHPKGHTIPRLDDQSLGIVNNFIEKIQSLATT, from the exons ATGACTGAAAACCAAACCCATGAGAAGCCCAGGATTCTGTGCCTCCACGGGTTCAGAACGAGCGCTAAGATCCTCGAGACGCAGATCCATAAATGGCCCGAATCTGTCCTGGAGAAGCTGGATCTGGTGTACCTCGACGCCCCATACCCGTCCACGGGCCAGTCCGGCGTGGAGGGCATCTTCGATCCGCCCTACTTCGAGTGGTTCCAAGCCAATCAG GATTTTACGGAGTACGAGAACTTTGAAGAGTGCATCGCTCTCATTGAAGATTTCATGGTGAAGAACGGTCCCTTTGATGGTTTACTGGGTTTTTCCCAG GGAGCTATGCTAGCTGCAACATTGCCAGGAATGCAGGCAGAG GGATTGGTACTCACGAAGGTGCCCAAGATCAAGTTTCTGATTCTAATTGCTGGGGCTAAGCTCGGCGGATCAACATACGGTGCGCCTCCACTAGCAGCTAATGCGTTTTCCTCTCCTGTCAAGTGCCCTTCTCTTCATGTTATAG GCGAGAATGATTTCCTGAAGCCGGAGTCGATTGCTCAGCTCGATTTGTTCGTGGATCCGATCGTCCTCCATCACCCGAAGGGCCACACAATCCCCAGACTCG ATGATCAAAGCCTCGGGATCGTTAACAATTTCATTGAGAAGATCCAGAGTCTCGCTACTACATGA